From Toxorhynchites rutilus septentrionalis strain SRP chromosome 2, ASM2978413v1, whole genome shotgun sequence, a single genomic window includes:
- the LOC129764334 gene encoding E3 ubiquitin-protein ligase RNF25: protein MDALMDEVESLEAILMEDVFVTRNDGGFPELIETTVFPTVGEELDSQYVCITLQVLPPVGYPDLKPNIKLKNPRGLDDHSINAIEAAVRQKLEESLGQPVVFDLIDIIREHLTESNLPSGQCVICLYGFQEGDDFTKTVCYHYLHSHCLVCHLRASKRNYEEELSKMPVWKQKEAKPYQALCPVCREPIDVDIEPLMRCKPPSELVNAPKFRLTDELKSLQAQMTRLYLHQKSRGGIIDLNAEEGNVIAIETENANSESPKSTNDTVQDGNVPDTANVSVQQMHKQNSASSLNSHHHDRGSNSRHSGAGPGGSRNFHPNHNRSVRPQNGATGGANVSGDAGVADASQPQQQHHRGGHRHRRGNSHHHHHHHHHHHRGSGGGSNATTSQKNLNNPCSSGAR, encoded by the exons ATGGATGC ATTAATGGATGAGGTCGAGTCGCTCGAGGCAATCCTGATGGAGGATGTTTTTGTTACCAGGAATGACGG TGGTTTTCCGGAACTGATCGAGACGACCGTATTTCCAACGGTGGGAGAGGAGTTGGACAGCCAGTATGTGTGTATCACGCTACAGGTGCTGCCCCCCGTTGGATATCCTGATCTGAAACCTAACATTAAGTTGAAAAATCCACGCGGGTTGGACGATCACAGCATCAACGCTATCGAAGCGGCCGTGAGGCAAAAATTGGAAGAATCACTCGGTCAACCGGTGGTGTTCGATCTGATTGACATCATCCGGGAGCATCTGACGGAGAGCAATCTTCCGTCGGGCCAGTGTGTTATTTGTTTGTATGGCTTCCAGGAGGGTGATGATTTCACGAAAACTGTCTGCTATCACTACTTGCACAGTCATTGCTTGGTTTGTCATCTGAGGGCTTCGAAGCGAAACTATGAGGAGGAGTTGAGTAAAATGCCCGTTTGGAAGCAGAAGGAAGCAAAGCCCTATCAGGCACTGTGTCCGGTTTGCAGGGAACCGATCGACGTCGATATTGAACCGTTGATGAGATGCAAACCACCTAGCGAGCTTGTGAATGCTCCCAAATTTCGGTTGACCGATGAGCTGAAGTCGTTGCAAGCACAAATGACTCGTCTGTATCTGCACCAAAAAAGTCGCGGAGGGATCATTGATTTGAATGCAGAGGAAGGAAATGTTATTGCGATTGAAACCGAAAATGCCAATAGTGAG TCTCCAAAGAGCACAAATGATACCGTTCAGGACGGTAACGTACCGGATACTGCCAATGTTTCGGTACAGCAAATGCATAAACAGAACAGTGCATCTTCGTTGAACTCGCACCATCACGATCGTGGTAGTAATTCACGTCATTCCGGTGCAGGTCCCGGTGGCAGTAGAAACTTTCATCCGAATCATAATCGCTCGGTACGTCCCCAAAACGGTGCTACCGGAGGAGCGAACGTGAGCGGCGACGCTGGCGTCGCTGATGCTTCACAACCACAACAGCAGCATCATCGTGGAGGGCATCGTCATCGGCGTGGTAAtagccaccaccaccaccaccatcatcaccatcatcacaGAGGTTCAGGTGGCGGATCGAATGCTACTACGTCCCAGAAAAACTTGAACAATCCTTGCAGCTCCGGTGCTAGGTGA